In Lactococcus paracarnosus, a genomic segment contains:
- a CDS encoding transporter substrate-binding domain-containing protein, producing the protein MNKKLILGLALFAITSFGILSACGKEATTKAKQKEIIVATNANSKPNTYMENDKLTGYDIELTRAVFKQLPEYKLKFQVIDFNSVLSGVDNGRFQMAANALSWTAERAEKYGYSLPLSKSATSVAVKPGMKVKTLTDLAGKTTEVLAGVQVATMLETWNKENPDKAMHLTYMDASYPLTSYVSDVDSGKSDFVMYDQISLTQIIKQQNYNLKVQPIDLGNTDKHTGFNYFIFGKDHDDKDLQKKVDDVLVKLYKDGTMGKLSEKYLGGNFIPRKDEMSDAKD; encoded by the coding sequence ATGAATAAAAAACTAATTTTAGGTCTAGCCTTATTTGCTATCACTTCTTTTGGCATCTTGAGCGCCTGCGGTAAAGAAGCGACTACCAAAGCGAAGCAAAAGGAAATCATTGTCGCGACAAATGCGAACTCTAAACCGAATACTTATATGGAAAATGATAAGTTGACAGGCTATGATATTGAACTAACACGCGCTGTTTTTAAACAACTTCCCGAGTATAAACTAAAATTTCAGGTGATTGATTTTAACTCAGTCTTATCTGGTGTTGATAATGGCAGATTTCAAATGGCCGCAAATGCCCTATCTTGGACAGCTGAACGGGCTGAAAAATATGGGTACTCACTACCGCTTTCTAAATCAGCAACATCTGTCGCAGTCAAACCCGGCATGAAAGTCAAAACGTTGACAGACTTAGCCGGTAAAACAACTGAAGTGCTGGCTGGTGTTCAAGTCGCAACCATGCTCGAAACTTGGAACAAGGAAAATCCTGATAAAGCCATGCATCTCACCTATATGGATGCTAGCTACCCGCTGACTTCCTATGTTTCGGATGTCGATTCTGGAAAAAGCGACTTCGTCATGTATGATCAAATTTCCTTAACGCAAATTATTAAACAACAAAACTACAACCTCAAGGTTCAACCAATTGACTTAGGGAACACAGATAAGCATACTGGCTTTAACTACTTCATTTTTGGTAAAGATCATGATGATAAAGACTTACAGAAAAAAGTAGATGACGTATTAGTCAAGCTTTACAAAGATGGCACGATGGGTAAACTATCTGAAAAATATCTGGGCGGTAATTTCATTCCTAGAAAGGATGAAATGAGCGATGCCAAGGATTAA